Proteins found in one Panicum hallii strain FIL2 chromosome 4, PHallii_v3.1, whole genome shotgun sequence genomic segment:
- the LOC112890516 gene encoding 5-epiaristolochene 1,3-dihydroxylase-like, translating into MLVKFGEVPAVVASSREAAKEILKTHDAVLATRPQTTTFKILSEGGQGIALAPYGEHSGGSSARSATEDEAARLVRSIASASASAPLVNLSTMLAGYVADAALREIMGGRLRDRDAFVHQLAEGVRLAAGFSLADLYPSSRLARLLSRPVSARGGGSSSGNARAHGQIFLRDPTIHRRPLCSGPWAMAELMRNPAVMSKLQDEVRGAFAAAMKLAFEVAMQKVNNGPQLTRK; encoded by the exons ATGCTCGTCAAGTTCGGCGAGGTCCCGGCCGTCGTAGCCTCATCCCGAGAGGCCGCCAAGGAGATTCTGAAGACCCACGACGCTGTGCTGGCGACACGGCCCCAGACCACGACCTTCAAGATCCTAAGCGAGGGTGGCCAGGGGATTGCGCTCGCCCCCTACGGTGAACACTCTGGCGGCAGCTCCGCAAGATCTGCAAC AGAGGACGAGGCTGCACGCCTCGTCCGGTCCATCGCGTCAGCGTCGGCGTCGGCACCGCTGGTGAATCTCAGTACGATGCTGGCCGGATACGTCGCCGACGCGGCGCTCCGGGAAATCATGGGCGGCCGTCTCAGGGATCGAGACGCCTTCGTACACCAGCTAGCTGAGGGTGTCCGGCTGGCGGCGGGCTTCAGCCTAGCCGACCTCTACCCGTCCTCGAGGCTTGCTCGTCTGCTGAGCCGGCCGGTCAGCGCGCGAGGTGGAGGTTCATCGAGCGGCAATGCTCGAGCTCATGGACA GATCTTTTTGCGGGATCCAACGATACATCGGCGACCACTCTGCAGTGGGCCATGGGCCATGGCAGAGCTGATGAGGAATCCTGCCGTCATGTCGAAGTTGCAGGACGAGGTGCGAGGAGCTTTCGCGGCGGCGATGAAG CTAGCATTCGAGGTTGCAATGCAGAAGGTCAACAACGGTCCACAGTTGACTAGGAAATAG